The Xylanibacillus composti genomic interval GTCAGCACGCACACCATCAACTTGCAGGAACAGCTTCGCCAGCGGGACATTCCGTTATTAAATGAGCTCTTTCCCGTGCCATTCCGGGCTGCCGTTCTAAAAGGCCGCAGCCATTACTTGTGTCTCCGCAAATTCGAGCATAAAATTAATCATAGGGACTTTGATGCAATCAAGGACGATCTGGTCGCAGCTTCACAGATGGTGATCTGGCTTGGAGAAACCGATCATGGGGATGAGGAGGAACTGCAGTTCGGCAACAAAGGCGCCGAGTTCTGGTCAGACGTTTCCAGCGACGCCGATTCCTGCCTCAACCGGGCATGTCCTTGGTTCCGGCGTTGTTTCTACCATAGGGCGAAGCATCAGGCGAATATTGCGGATGTGGTCATCACGAATCATTCCCTGTTATTCACGGATACACAGGCGGATTCGCGCCTTCTGCCTGCATATTCCCGGCTCATTGTAGACGAGGCCCATCATTTCGAGGAAACGGCGGCCAAGCATTTGGGCAGTCAAGCGAACTATTTCGGTCTGCTGAATACGCTCGGTTGGCTGTACAAGGATGGCCAGAACGGCAGGCTGCCTGCATTGGCGAGAATGCTGCGCAGCGAGGCAGCCAGCGCCCCTACGGAGGCTTATCCTGAACAATGGGCCGAGGAGACAGAAGCACTGTTCCCGATCGTTGCCGAGTCGAAGGAGCACTGGGACCAGCTTTGTGAAAGCATGTACAAGGCCTTTATTGAGAGCAATCGCCAGGCAGCCACGGATACCGGTCAGGTCGTTCGCTTGAGGGCGGATCAGCTTCCCGATGATTGGGAGACGCTGCAGCTCAATGGCGAACTGCTGCAGGAGCGTCTTGCTCTCCTGTTGAAGAAGGCGGAGAAGCTTGCGCAAACCATTCGCGAGGCTTGGGACGATACGGAGATACAAGCGCAGCTAACGGACATATCCGGTACACTTAAGGACTTGCAAAGGTTGAAAGACACGATTAAGAAATTCATGAAGCTCAATGATTCATCGACTGTATACTGGCTGGAAGCACAGGCTGCATATCGTTACAAGTCGCTGCAGCTGGTAGCCGTGCCCATCGATGTGAGCGAACAGCTGCGAAGCTTGTTTTTTCAAGCAAAAGACAGCATCATCCTTACTTCTGCGACATTGTCTGTGAAGCAGTCGTTCGAGTATATTATAGATCAGCTAGGTTTGGCAGACGATTATGCCAGCGGCCGACTGCAAACGACAGTGCTCCCGTCTCCATTTGACTATCGCAGCAAGGTATTGGTCTGTATTCCGAGGGATTTCCCGAAGCTGAAAGGCGGAGGGCAAGGGGAAGAGGCATTTCTGCGTCAGCTTGCGTCTACGATTGTAGAAACAGCGGTTGCCACTCGCGGCCGTATGCTAGTGTTGTTTACATCGTATCGGATGCTGAAGCAGGCGCACGAGCTGCTGAAGGAGCCATTGGAATGGAACGGGATCGAGCTGCTTGGCCAAGGTGTGGAGACGCATAATCGCAGCAAGCTCACGCGCTGGTTTAAGGAGAGCGAAGCCTGTGTGCTGCTCGGCACAAGCAGCTTTTGGGAAGGCGTGGACATTCCCGGCGATGCGCTGACATGTCTGGCCATGGTTCGCCTGCCATTCCAGCCGCCCAATCACCCGCTGGTCGAAGCCAAGTGCGAACGATTGAAGCTGCAGAAAAAAAATCCGTTCATGCATTACTCCGTTCCGCAAGCGGTAATCCGATTCAAGCAGGGCTTCGGACGATTAATTCGTACCGCGCAGGATCAGGGGATTGTCATTCTATTTGATACCAGAGTGCTGGATACGTTTTATGGCAAGCATTTTCTGTACTCGCTGCCAGGACCGAAGATTGAACATATGAAGACGGATATGCTTGTACCGCGTGTTCAACAATGGTTGGATAGGGAGGAGCAGGTCCCGGCCAATCTCGTTGACGAAAAGGGGGAGCAAGGATGAAAGGACCGAAAATATCAGAAGCGGTTGTCAGAAGACTGCCCATCTACTTGCGTTACTTGAATGAGCTTGCGCTGTCGGAAGTACAAACTGTCTCTTCACAAGCGCTGGGCCAGAAGCTTGATCTCAATCCAGCGCAAATCCGCAAGGATCTGGCCTATTTCGGTGAATTTGGCAAGAAGGGGATCGGCTATGATGTGGGGTATTTGATAGAGAAAATACGTCATATACTGAAGCTGGACCAAATGATCCATGTTGCTTTGGTTGGCGCAGGCAATTTGGGTCAGGCCTTAAGCAATTACAACAAGTATTTGCAGGACAACATGAAGATTGTTTGCATCTTTGACGCCTCGCCTGCCAAGATTGGCACGACGATCAACAATATCGAGGTGCAGCCGATCGGGGCGCTGCAGCAAGTTGTGCAAGAGATGGGAGTGCGAGTCGGGATCATAACCGTGCCTGCTTCAGAGGCGCAAAATGTTGCAAACCGTTTTGTGCAAGCTGGAGTCGAGGCAATCCTTAACTTTGCGCCCGCTATTCTGAAGGTGCCTTCCGAAGTACGGGTTCATTATGCGGATTTCACGACAGAGCTTCATAGTCTGGCATATTATCTGGATTAGCTGTCAGACTTAGAACCAGAGTCATGGTAGCAGGCTTGACGGCATACATATAAGGCTGTCCCAGTATCATTCAAAAATGATCCTTGGACAGCCTTATATCGTTCGTATACGTCCGCATCCATTATCCCGCTATACCGATAGCAACCAACAGCTTGTACGACAGAAAAGCGATTAAAGCAGTGCCCGGCAATGTAAAGATCCAAGCCGAGACGATTTTGCCGGCAATGCCCCACCGTACCGAGCTTAACCTTCCGGTCATCCCTACGCCGATAATGGCGCCGGTGATCGTATGTGTGGAGCTGACCGGGATGCCGATTTTGGATACGGTTGTCAGAATCATAGCTGCCGCAGTTTCTGCAGCAAAGCCGTGAATCGGCTCCAGCTTGCTAAGGCGCATTCCCAACGTCTTGATAACTTTCCAACCACCGATCGCCGTTCCGAACGCAATAGCCAGACCGCAAGATGTAATGACCCAGAAAGGAATCGGATCGTCCATGGTAATGCCGCCGACTCCTCCGGCGACCAGCGCCATCATGATGATGCCCATCGCTTTCTGGGCATCGGAGCTGCCGTGGCTGAAGGCCATCCACGAAACGGATACAAGCTGAAGGATGCCGAATGATTTCTTCACCTTGGATGGCTGGACGCCGCCTACAATGATAAGGAGCAGCTTCATAATCAAGTAAGCGAGCACCGCACCGATAATCGGAGAAACCAGCATGGCAATCAATACCTTTTGTACTCCGCTCATGATCAAGATGCCGAACCCGCCGTGTGCGACTGCGGCTCCTATAATACCGCCAATCAAGGAATGGGAGGCGCTGATCGGCATGCCAATCAACGTCATAAGAATATTCCAGGTGATTGAACCTGCCAGGAGAGCGACGACGACGTAAAGGGTAATATGCTGCGGATCCACGATGCCTTGGCTGATCATCTTCGCTACAGCGGTGAAGGCGAAGGCCCCCGCCAAGTTGAGCACTGCCGCCAATAGAACGGCAGGCAATGGCTTCAGTACCCGTGTGCCTACTACTGTTGCAATTGCATTGGCTGAATCGTTCCAGCCGTTCGTAAAGTCAAATACCAGCGCCATGATGATGACAATGATTACCAGTAAACTGAAACCTTCAAGCATAGCGAAGTACCACGCTTTCCAGGATGTCAGCTACGTCTTCGCAAGCATCGGTAGTTTCTTCCAGCCTTTCATAGATTTCTTTCAGCTTGAAGTCGTGGTAAGGGTCTTTTGGATTTTTGAAGATTTCACGGATGCCTTCACGCATCAAGCGATCGCCCTCATTTTCAAGGCTGTTGATATGTAAAGTATGCTCGTGTATTTGCATGTACTTTTTCTTGCTCAGCAGCTTGAACGCTTGCAGCATATGCTCGCACTGCGAGACGAGCACCTCGGAGAACTGCTTCATGTAATCATCGCTGAAGGAAACGCTCAAGTAGTCGAAGCGCGCTAGAGAAGCCTCCATGCCATCCATGACATCGTCCATCCGGACCGCCAGTTCCATAATATCTTCGCGATCCAATGGCGTAATAAACACCTGGTTAAGCCCCTTGAACAATTCATGGGTGTAGGAATCTCCGGCATCCTCCAGTTCCTTCATGGACTGCAGGTAAGCGGACGGCTCCTTTTCGCCCATCAAGGCTTGTCTCAACAAATGCGAGCCCTTAACGCAGTTTTCTGCGGACTTAATCATCAGGTTGAGGAAATTCACATCGTCCTTTTTCCGAAATACGAGCATTCGTATCCCTCCTCAAGTATCTTTACACATTCTTAAAATTTACCACAGCCCTCATTCGACATGCAATGCAAAATTTGTTACATTAAGAAAGGATCGGATTGGAAAGGAGTCATGATGCAAAAATGGCGAAATTGTTGATCAAAAATGGGACCTTTATTACGATGAATAGCGACGATTGTGTTCTCCAGGGATCGATGGCCGTGGAAGAGGATCGTATCACATATTTGGGAAGCGGCGTGCCGGATGGCGAGTTTGACACAGTGATTGACGGTACATATAGAGTCTACATGCCCGGTTTTGTAAATACACATGGCCATGCCGCAATGTCCTTGCTTCGGGGCTACGCAGATGATCTGGCTCTTCAAGTATGGCTGGAGGAAAAAATGTGGCCCAACGAGGCGAAATTTACAGCGGAGGACGTCAAGTGGGGGACGATGCTCTCTGCCGCAGAGATGCTGTTAAGCGGCACAACCGCCTTCGTCGACATGTATGACCATATGGACCAGGTGGCTGCGGTTGTGGAACAGTCCGGCATGCGCGGCTGCCTGACGAGGGGCATGATTGGTCTAGTGCCGCCAGACGTGCAGCGGGCGAAGCTCGATGAGGCAACTGCCTTCGTCAGTGCGTGGCACGGGAAAGCAGACGGGCGCATCACTACGATGATGTCTCCGCATGCTCCATACACTTGTCCTCCGGAATTTATAGCCAACATTGTGCAAGCTGCGCATGAGCTGGATCAGCCGATACACATTCACATGTCGGAAACGGCGAGAGAAGTGGCGCAAAATGTCGAACAGTACGGCGAGCGTCCGGTGCGTCACCTTGAGAAACTGGGTGTGTTCAGTCGGCCGTGTCTGGTTGCCCATGGCGTTCATTTAACCGATGAGGAAATCTCTATATTGGCCAAGTATGACGTGCGTGTCTCTCACAATCCGGGCAGCAACCTGAAGCTGGCCAGCGGAATTGCCCGCGTGCCAGAACTGCTGCAAGCAGGCGTCCTCGTATCGCTCGGCACCGATAGCTCGGCAAGCAACAACAATTTGGACCTGCTGGAAGAGGTGCGGCTTGCCGCCCTGCTTCATAAGGGAACAACGGGCGACCCTACGGCTGTACCTGCTATGGAAGCTTTGAGGATGGGGACCGTATATGGAGCAAGGTCAATCTGGCTGGATGATGTAGGGACCTTGGAGATCGGCCAAAAAGCAGATTTTATCTCGATAAACCCGGAGAGATTGCATTACTACCCGAATACAAATTTCGTTTCGCATCTCGTCTATGCAGCGAATTCCTCAGATGTGATGGACGTTTGGGTCAATGGCAAGCAGTTGGTGAAAGATCGGGAGCTATTGACGTTGGATGAGGAACAGATCAAGCACCAATTTACTGCTTGCTATGAACGTGTGATCGGCAAATGAATGAACGCTGGAAGGTATGGTCGGCCGTTATCGCAGCTGCAGCCGCGATACTCTTCGCAGTCGTCTGGTATTATAACTTGATTCAAAGGCCGCTCTGGGACGAACAGCAGGCGGCGAGAAAGCTGGCGCTAGAGCAGACCCCCATTACGGAAATCACTTCAATAGAAACCTTCTCCGGGGCGGAATCCTATCAGATCGTATTCGGTACAGACGAAGCGGGCACCGAGTGGATCGTATGGGCGGGCAAAGAGGAGCTTCATGCGGAAAAGGCCGATGATGGATGGGCGAGGAACCAGATTCGTCTGATGATGCAGGAGAACGAGCCGGAAGCCGAGCTCATTCGCATCGTTCCCGGCGTATGGAAGGATGAATATGTGTGGGAGGTTTATTACCTGAAGCGGGAAAGCAGAGGGAAGCGCCATTATTACGACTATTACCGCTTTTCGGACGGGGAGAAGCTCACGACACTTCGCCTAAGCCTCATCCCGGACTGAATGCCAAGGAGGACTAACGGTATATCCGTTGGTCTTTTTTCTTTTTGATAATGGAAGGCAGCATTTCACAACCCGGGAGAGACTTCGGATGCACTAGGGAACAATCAACTTCATGCAAGAGTGAAGCTTAGTAAAGAAACCCCGACGATGGGATTGCTTCCACACATTGCTTACTTATTCTGACGCACTCATATGATATACTTGGATATATAAAATTATATATATTTGAGTGATAGAGAGGGGGACGCTGACGAAATGAAATTGCGTCTTTTGCCTATTGTCATAAGTGTCGTACTTGCTAGCGGCGTTCTTTTTGGAGGCTGGTTTGCATACCACAGCGTCGCCTTGAAGAATCCGCTTCATGATCATATTGCAGGCATTGAAGGAATTCAGGCAGTGGAAGCCGTTGCTGTCGAGCGAGATGCCGTGCGTGTTACGCTTTCCTTGTCCAATGATGCAAGCTTGCGGGCGATCAGAGAACAAATAGTGGAAGGAAACCCTTCTATATTTCAGAACCGCGAGCTTATTCTCAATCTGGATATGACTTCTAGCGAAGATTTGGAGCAGTGGTGGTCGCAAGCGCTGTTCGATGTAGCTGAAGCTATGGCTACCCGTCAGTACGGCAGTATCCCGACGGTGCTGGAAGGACGGGCGCATGTTTGGCCGAACCCGACAGTTCATACCGAAATGGACGAACAATACGTTTATGTGCGGTTGCAGGCGGGCGAACATGCCAAGTACATCATGCTGCCCCGGGAGCCTGTCATGTTGGGAGTGTGGCCCAATGAGTAAATGGGGAAAAGAGATTGCGATTGGTGTCGTGCCGGTCGTTTTGGTTTTTTTGCTGTTTATCGGGTTGAATATAGTCCCTATTTTGCTTGCTGGCTTGTTTATTGGGGCCTTGGTGTTTATGGCGCGGGCAAGAGGAATGATAGGAGTCGGGTCGAAAAATCATGACAAGCCGAAGAAGCCTTCTTATATGACCTTTGATGAGATAGGCGGGCAGGATCGGGCGAAGCAGGAGTTGAGAGAAGCTCTTGATTTTCTGATTAAGCGCGAGGAGATGCAAAAACTGGGCATTCGCCCTTTGAAAGGCATTCTGCTTACAGGGCCTCCCGGAACAGGGAAGACTTTGCTGGCCAAGGCCGCAGCGCACTATACCGATTCGGCGTTCGTCTCTGCGTCAGGCAGTGAATTCGTGGAAATGTATGTCGGCGTTGGTGCCAGCCGTGTGCGGGAACTGTTCAAGGAAGCGCGCACGCGCGCTGCGAAGGAGAACAAGGATAGCGCAGTTATTTTTATTGACGAGATTGATGTCATTGGCGGCAAGCGGGACGGCGGCCAGCATCGGGAATACGATCAGACCTTGAATCAATTGCTTACGGAAATGGACGGCATGAACACAACGGATTCACCGCGTATCTTCTTGATGGCAGCCACTAACCGCAAGGAAATGCTGGACAGCGCTTTGCTGCGCCCGGGCAGATTTGACCGTCACATTGCGGTAGACCTCCCGGACAAAAAGGGACGTCTGCATATTCTCAAGCTTCATGCCAAGAACAAGCCGCTGGATGAAGGCATTGATTTGGAGAAAGTGGCAGAGGAGTCGTTCCAGTTTTCCGGCGCTCAGCTGGAAAGCGTCATGAATGAAGCAGCCATTTATGCGTTGCGCGACGAGGCTTCGGCCATCGGGCAGCGGCATCTTGATATGGCGATTGATAAGGTCATGATGGGCGAGAAAACGGATCGCGAAACGACGAAGGAAGAGCGGGAACGTGTCGCGATTCATGAATTGGGACACGCTATCTCTGCTGAGCTTGTACGCCCGGGCGCTGTTTCTCAGGTAGCTCTGAGTCCGCGCGGGCAAGCGCTTGGTTACGTCAGGCATCATCCGCAGAAGGAGCATTACTTGTATACGAAATCATTCCTGGAAGAGCAAATTATGATCGCTTTGGGCGGCGCAGCGGCGGAGGAGATTTTCTATGGCGGGCGAAGCACTGGCTCGCGCAATGACTTTGAGCAGGCGATTCGCATCGTGCAGACGATGATCGAATCCGGGCTTACAGAGCTCGGCATCGTGCATCCGGACATGTTGACGAAGGAGGACTGGATGCGCGAGAATAAACGGATTCTGGACGATTTGTTCAGCCGTACGCGCCGGATGCTGGAGGAGCGCCGCGACGTATTTGAGCATTCTTTGGCGATAGTAATTCGTGAGGAAACTTTATCTGGCGAGCAGTTCCGCAGCTTGATGGCAGATGCTGCGGCAACGAGACAACCCGTTTCAGCATCCTAAGCTGGAATAAGATGATCCCCTGCAGAACTATTCGGCAGGGGATTTTTGCGATTCCCGACAGACTGTACATGTTTCTAATGTCTGTGCACATCCTACCTGTAGAGTTAATATTGAAGCGGAGCTCTCACAACGAGCAAAAGTCTTGTCTAATTTCTGAAACATGGTTCAGTTCTCTCCAACTTGACGATTAGATCGACAATAATACGTGAAATTCGATACAAAATTAGGTATGATCGAAGTAAACCGAGACTTTCAGGATGAGTGGGTGACGAAACATGCAATTATTTAAGCGCATTGGGGTCATTGGAGCCGGCACGATGGGGCAGGGCATTGCCGAAATGCTGTCAGCGAAAGGGCTGGATGTCTTGCTTGTAGAGAGATCGCAGGAAAGGCTGGACTGGGCCTGGGAATCTATTCAGATAAGCTTGGACAAGCAAATTGAGAAATGGGCCATTACCGAGACCGAGAAGAAGCTGGTCCTGTCCAGAATTGATCGAATTGCGGATTGGAGCGAGCTGTCCTCTTGCGACATGGTGATCGAAACCATTACGGAAGATTTGGAAATGAAGAAGCAGGTTTTTGCCCAGCTGGATCAGGTTTGCCGGGAGGATGCCATTATTGCCAGCAACACCTCTACCTTGAGCTTGACTGAGCTGGCGAGTAAAACGGCAAGGCCGGAGCGAATTATCGGCATGCATTTTCTGCATCCGGTTGCCAAGATCAATCTCGTCGAAATCATACGCGGTCTACATACAACGGACAAAACGTTCCAGTTAACGAAGCAGTTCGTGGAGGAAGTCATTCAAAAACAAGGGATTCTTGTGTATGAATCGCCGGGCTTTGTCACCACCCGGTTGATATGCACATTGATCAACGAGGCTCTCCATACGTTGAGCGAAGGGGTGGCATCAGCCGAAGATATTGATGCGGCGATGCGAATCGGGTACGATTTTCACCATGGCCCGCTGGAAATGGCTGACCGCTTCGGTCTGGATGCCGTGCTGGCAGCCATGGAGCGCATGTTCCGTGAATTCGGGGAAATTAAATATCGGCCTTCTTTCTTGCTGAAAAAGATGGTTCGGGGCGGCAAGCTTGGCGTCAAGACGGGAGAAGGATTTTTCAGGTATGACAAGGATGGTGATCGGCTGTGAAGATACTGGTCATTAATGCGGGCAGTTCCTCATTGAAATATCAGTTTTACGATATGAAGGATGAGACAGTATTGGCCAAGGGCAGAGTCGAACGCATCGGATTTGAGACATCGATTCTCGTTCATGAGCCTTCGGGGAAGCCCGATGTTCGGCATGTGAGCGAGATATTGGACCATACAACAGCCGTGCGCCACTTGCTGGATCAACTGGTGCATCCGGATCACGGCGTCATTGCCTCCATCGCTGACATTGATGCCGTGGGGCACCGTGTCGTGCATGGCGGCGAGAGTTTTTCGGAATCGGTCATTGTGGATGATCAGGTGAAGCGAGAAATTCGGAATTTGTTCGATCTTGCGCCGCTTCATAATCCGGCCCATATGATGGGCATCAATGCGGTTGAATTGAATATGCCGGATGTTCCCCAAGTCGTAGTGTTCGACACGGCCTTTCACCAGAGCATGCCGCCGAAAACCTACCTTTACCCAATTCCGATGGTGCTGTACCGCAAGCATAAGATTAGACGATACGGGTTCCACGGCACATCGCATATGTATGTGAGCGATCGGGCAGCCGCCTTTCTGGGCAAGCCGCTGGATCAGCTGAAGATGATCACATGCCATATTGGCAATGGCGCAAGCTGTACGGCCATCCTGGAAGGCAAATCCTACGATACAAGCATGGGGATGACACCTTTGGAAGGCTTAATGATGGGGACGAGAAGCGGTGATCTTGATCCGGCCGTAGTGCCCTTAGCTATGGCAAAGCACGATCTGAACGTCAGCGAGGTCAATTCGATGCTCAACAAGCATAGCGGATTGCAGGCCGTTTCCGGTTTGAGCTCCGATATGCGGGAAATTATTGAGGCGATGCAAGCCGGTGACAAGCAGGCCGCGCTCGCTTTCGAAATGTATGAGTACCGGATTCGCAAATATATCGGCAGCTATGCAGCCGCCATGAACGGGGTAGATGCTGTCGTCTTTACAGCGGGAGTTGGCGAGAATGCGGCCCTGCTTCGCGAGCGCATTTGCGAACAGCTGTCTTATCTGGGCGTGGAACTGGATAGGGAACGGAACAACGAGCAATCATCTTCGGATCGGCGTATAACTACGGAGCAATCGCGGGTGCAGGTATTGGTCATTCCGACGAATGAAGAGCTTGTTATTGCAAGAGATACGTATCGACTGGTCAACAACAGAGGAGACGAAAGAGGAGAATAAATGCGTATGGGAGCAGCATTTCATGAAGGTGTAGCACTTGCATATGGCGACGGAGTTGTGAATGTGCCTTACTCGCTTTTGCGCTATTATCACAAGCTCGGATTGGGAGAGACTGAGATGATGCTGCTTTTGCAGCTCCTTGCCTTCAAGGAGAAGGAGCTGAATGCATTCCCGACTCCGGACGAGCTGAGCGAACGAATGGGCTTGCCGCTCGATGCCATTGCCGGTACGCTGGGCCGACTTGTCAAGCAAGGGTGGCTGTTTATTGAGGAGAAGATTGATCCGGCCAGCGGAGTCCAATCGGAATGCTATTCTCTGACGCCGTTGTATAGGAGATTGGCTGAAACGCTTCTTGCGGAACAGGAACAGCATGCAGCTGTCGACATGGACTTGCCGGCGCCGGAAACATTCGGTCAACGTCAAAGTGCAGCAAGCATATCGATGGAAGCGACGGACGCAGCTTCTGCTTCTGCCGCGGTTGCGGAGAAGGACGTTTATTTTATATTCGAGAAAGAATTTGCACGGCCGCTCACACCGATGGAGGGAGAGACAATTGCTGGTTGGCTTGATGCGGATGGTTACCCCAGAGAGCTGGTGCTGCTTGCCTTGAAGGAGGCTGTTTTCGCCGGCAAGCTCAATTTTCGCTACATTGATCGGATCTTGCTGGAGTGGCAGCGGAACCGAATTCGTACGGCGGAGCAAGCGAAGGAATTTACAAAGCAGTTTCGCTCCGGACGCTAGGGCTGCTTACGCTCGCCCGCCATGCTGCAGCTGGTTCATTGTTAGAAATTGCTGCAGATCAAACAACTGCCAGCATGACGGGAGCGCACCTTCGCTGCAGGCGGAAAGCTTATGGCTGTCATCCAGCTCATAAGCTTGGAATGAGAAGTTTTCCGCTCCTGCACCGCGTCCTGCAAATCCGTCAGCCGTTCTTAGTATCGAGAACTGCTTCAAGGGCATGGACAATCCAGTCCCCAGCGCTTTAATGTAACTTTCTTTCATCGTCCACAATCGGTAAAAATACGCTGGCTGCTGTTCTGCCGCGTGTCCTCTTAAATCCGAAAGTTCCCGGTCGGTCAGGACACTTTCGGCAACTTGCCAGAGCATGTCGCCTATTTGCTCAACATCAATGCCGATTCGGCTTCCGTCCTTGGTGGTGAACAGCACCACCCAATCGCCGGAATGAGATAGATTGAAGCGATAGGAATTGCTGCCGGAAATTTCCGGTTTCCCGTATTCCCCCAATTGAAAACGAATAGATGAAAGGGAGAGATTCAAGTCCGCTGCCGCAACCAGGCGGATCATCGCTTCCCCCATCAAGGAACGGCACGTATCGATCTCCCGCAAGAAACGGCCGGAACGCTCCAGCCGCTCCTTCGTGACAAGGGTGCATAATTGTTCGTATCTTCTCCCCTCCAGCATCTCTGACACGCGCCAGGCATAAATGTTCATGCCAATGCCCCTTTCCTTGTCAGGGTGAAGCTAAGCCTGAAGTGCTAAACGACGATACTCGTATTCGAATAAAAATTCAAATGCTTCCAGATGACGTTTGGCTTCGAAGGGAGTTTCTCCCCAAGCATATATACCGTGGTTGCGAAGCAATATGCCGGGTACTGCCCGATTCAATGCCCCTTCTACGAGTGCTGCGATTTTGGGAATATCCGCATAGTTGGGCAAAATCGGGATATGGATCTCCGCATCTTCCTCCCAAATGTTGAACGCCTTGATCAACTCTACCCCTTTGATGGCCACGCTGCCTTGATCGCCGAACCGTTCGGAAATCAAGTTGTTGTAGACAGTATGGACGTGATACACCGCACCGCAGCCCGTTAAGCGGTAAATCTCACAGTGAATGAGCGTTTCCGCAGACGGTCTTAGCGAGGTGGTTTCCACGGGCTTCCCCTGCTCGTTGACAAGCAAGAAATCTTCAGGCGTGTTGACTGATTTGTCTTTTCCGCTGGCCGTGATGGCGAAGTGAAAGGAGGGCGCCGCAGCGCTCGCCGGTTCATCGCCGAGTCGAATGGACATATTGCCGCTTGTAGCGGGGAACCAGCCTTTGGAGGCCAACACCGCCTTGTCCGCGGCCAACTGGGCAAACACTCGCTGCCGGTCTTCTGCTGTATATGATGTGGTCATTTAACTTTCCTCCGTTTTCCTGATGCTCGCACCCTCCTGGAGCAGGCGCGTATGAAGTTGCTGGAGCGATTGCGCTACGGAATGAAAGTCCTCGAAGGCTTCGTAAGGGATTCCGTTAGTCTTGCATTGCTCCAAGAGATGGGAACGGGCGAAAACATAGTCTGCTGCTTTGGCTGCCTCGAAATCAGTAATGCTGTCCCCGATCACAATCCGATAGTAATGCTGCGGGGCGAATTGCCTCATAATGCGAGGCTTGCACGTGCCGCAATCATTGCTGCAATGTTCGTCGCAAGCATGCGGCCATTCAATGCGAATGTACTCGCTGTCGAAATGGCCTTCATTGCAATATACATGTTCAGGCGCTATCGGAAATTGTGCCAGAAGCGGCCGGATAAAGAAATCAATGCCGCCGCTGACAACATAGAACGGGATGTTCAGCTTTCGACACGCGTCAAGCAGCTCGCGAAAGCCGGGGCGAATCTCGGCATTGTCGACCGAATAGCGAATGATCTCCTCCTTGCGGGAGGCAGGCAGAGAAGCGAACAGGGCGGTAACCCCATCGCGAATGCTCCGCCGCTTGCTAATGATATCATCGACCGTGTCCGCCCAGCCGGGCGGATCG includes:
- a CDS encoding 2-hydroxy-3-keto-5-methylthiopentenyl-1-phosphate phosphatase, which codes for MTLRSQNKQPIVFCDFDGTITIKDNIVAIMRHFDPPGWADTVDDIISKRRSIRDGVTALFASLPASRKEEIIRYSVDNAEIRPGFRELLDACRKLNIPFYVVSGGIDFFIRPLLAQFPIAPEHVYCNEGHFDSEYIRIEWPHACDEHCSNDCGTCKPRIMRQFAPQHYYRIVIGDSITDFEAAKAADYVFARSHLLEQCKTNGIPYEAFEDFHSVAQSLQQLHTRLLQEGASIRKTEES